The Erythrolamprus reginae isolate rEryReg1 unplaced genomic scaffold, rEryReg1.hap1 H_1, whole genome shotgun sequence genome includes a region encoding these proteins:
- the LOC139155286 gene encoding vomeronasal type-2 receptor 26-like: MPYGAPIVKCNVQYSEYPVHEYHQDGDLIIGGIASHGVFLSYAKNFTKNPPPPGPEEFIMLPKHYQHILALAFAIKKINDNPQILPNITLGFQIFDNYYSGKWTYHSTMLLLYTLENFYPNYSCNMDKKLIAVIGGLDSLTSLGIRTLLEIYKIPQLTYSPTRMMKDKSPGLPFYQMVPKEELQYEGILALLLNFRWIWIGVVIMDNKNGERFVQTVLPMFSQKGVCLAFIHKIPVVTFISDLFEMLHKGEKIYDTLISSKVTVTLFYGESHSMGLFRFASYLSDEDVDHKPRKPLGKLWIFTAQMEIVSFGFQRYWDLGILHGALGFAFHSSDVPGFQQFIENRNPSTTKGDGFLKGFWEQIFNCRFLSPFIHEEKVNICTGKEKLKRVPALFFEMSMSGYSYSVYNAVYAIAYGLRAMFASGFKHKTIVDGGLQIHNQPFWQLPNFLRHSAFNNSIEEKMTFDEDGNLIAGFDVINFIFSENQTVVKIGQIHPHSSLDKMLIIKKDAIIWSSWFNQSQPVSLCTPSCFPGSSKQVIEGKPFCCYSCIPCPEGKIAENEDMNDCYDCTDENYPNKKKDSCIPKDISFLSYKEPLGIILACFSLFCSTITFLILRTFLRYHNTPIIKASNRDLTYILLITLLLCFLHTLLFIGQPNKVACVLRQTGFSIIFSVAISCILAKTLTVILAFMATKPGSRMSRWVGKRLGYALVLSGSLIQVGICVIWLSISPPVPDADLHSGSAKIILQCKEGSLILFYFARCYMGFLAITSFIVAFFARKLPDTFNEARFITFSMLVFCSVWISFVPTYLSTRGKYTVAVEIFSMLASSAGLLICIFFPKCYIILLRPELNNRQLRKKRK, encoded by the exons T aatgCTTCCGAAGCATTATCAACATATCCTGGCTTTGGCCTTTGCAATAAAGAAGATTAATGATAATCCTCAAATACTTCCCAATATCACTTTGGGATTCCAAATTTTTGACAATTACTATAGTGGAAAATGGACCTATCATTCCACTATGCTCCTTTTGTATACATTGGAGAATTTCTATCCAAACTATAGTTGCAACATGGATAAGAAGCTGATTGCAGTGATTGGGGGACTGGATTCCCTTACTTCTCTTGGTATCAGGACTCTCCTGGAGATCTACAAAATTCCCCAG CTCACCTATAGTCCCACTCGAATGATGAAGGACAAATCTCCTGGTCTTCCCTTCTACCAGATGGTTCCTAAGGAAGAGCTTCAATATGAGGGAATTCTGGCTCTGCTTTTGAACTTCAGATGGATATGGATTGGGGTGGTGATTATGGATAATAAGAATGGAGAAAGATTTGTGCAAACTGTGCTCCCCATGTTTTCTCAGAAGGGTGTCTGCCTTGCTTTTATACATAAAATCCCTGTTGTAACGTTTATTAGTGATTTGTTTGAGATGCTGCATAAAGGGGAAAAGATTTATGATACACTGATCAGCAGTAAGGTTACAGTAACACTTTTCTATGGTGAATCTCATTCCATGGGATTGTTTAGATTTGCATCTTATCTATCAGATGAAGATGTAGACCATAAACCTAGGAAACCCCTAGGAAAATTATGGATCTTCACTGCCCAAATGGAGATTGTTTCTTTTGGATTTCAAAGGTATTGGGATTTAGGAATTTTGCATGGAGCTTTAGGCTTTGCATTTCATTCCAGTGATGTGCCTGGATTTCAGCAGTTTATTGAGAATCGAAACCCTTCCACCACAAAAGGAGATGGTTTTCTCAAAGGATTTTGGGAGCAGATTTTTAACTGTAGATTTTTAAGTCCATTTATCCATGAAGAAAAAGTGAACATTTGTACTGGGAAGGAGAAACTGAAGAGagtccctgccctcttttttgaAATGTCCATGTCTGGCTATAGCTACAGTGTCTACAATGCTGTTTATGCCATAGCTTATGGTTTACGTGCCATGTTTGCATCTGGATTCAAACACAAAACAATTGTGGATGGTGGACTACAGATTCATAACCAACCATTTTGGCAG ctTCCTAATTTCTTGAGACATTCTGCATTCAATAATAGTATTGAAGAAAAGATGACATTTGATGAGGATGGGAATTTAATAGCTGGATTTGATGTAATCAACTTTATTTTTTCTGAAAACCAAACAGTGGTGAAAATAGGACAGATACATCCACATTCTTCTCTAGACAAAATGTTAATCATCAAGAAAGATGCCATAATATGGAGTAGCTGGTTTAACCAG TCACAGCCCGTTTCTCTCTGTACGCCAAGCTGTTTTCCAGGTTCTAGTAAACAAGTCATAGAGGGTAAACCATTCTGCTGCTACTCTTGTATACCATGCCCAGAAGGAAAAATTGCAGAAAATGAGG ATATGAATGACTGTTATGATTGCACAGATGAAAATTATCCCAACAAAAAGAAGGATTCATGTATTCCCAAAGATATAAGTTTTTTGTCATATAAAGAACCTTTGGGGATCATTTTAGcctgtttttctcttttctgttcCACGATCACATTTCTGATACTAAGGACATTTTTGAGGTATCACAACACTCCCATCATCAAAGCCAGCAATCGGGATCTCACCTATATTCTCCTCATcaccctcctgctttgcttcctgCATACACTACTATTTATCGGTCAGCCCAATAAGGTGGCATGTGTTCTCCGTCAGACTggtttcagcatcatcttctctgtggctatttcctgtattctggCCAAGACTCTGACTGTGATTCTAGCTTTCATGGCAACCAAGCCAGGAAGCAGGATGAGCCGGTGGGTGGGGAAAAGATTGGGCTATGCTCTTGTTTTATCTGGCTCATTAATTCAGGTTGGGATCTGTGTTATATGGCTGTCGATTTCTCCTCCTGTCCCAGATGCTGACCTTCACTCAGGTAGTGCAAAAATCATCCTACAATGTAAAGAAGGGtccttgattttgttttactttgcAAGATGTTATATGGGCTTTTTGGCTATAACTAGTTTTATAGTGGCTTTCTTTGCCAGGAAATTACCAGATACATTTAATGAAGCCAGGTTCATCACTTTCAGCAtgttggtcttctgcagtgtttggATATCCTTTGTTCCAACTTACCTGAGCACTAGGGGGAAATACACagtggctgtggagatcttctcaATGTTAGCCTCAAGTGCTGGGCTTCTGATCTgtatctttttccccaagtgctacattattctTCTAAGACCAGAGCTGAACAACAGGCAgctaagaaaaaaaaggaagtag